CTACCCCCAGAGCCACAGCCAAATCCATTGTTAATAAAAAGATATTGAATAGTACATATTTAAAGGTTATATATGTAAGAATCAGATTGTTGATGTTAAGTGAGTTGCAGTCCGCATCCTGTTGCTTGCGCATGTGCTCGCACTCCGTCAATGTGAGCAAGCAGCTGCGCAAGACCATTGCAGGtgatttctttttcctcacttctcataataacataaaagatctctaacgtTGGGTTTTGCACCATggttcagcaaagcatctcttaGTCTCACTCAAACTCCCAACTGTGTTTACCAACTGTGTTTGCTAAACACCAGTAGGCTCAACGGGTTTTGGCCGGGGAGCAAATCGCTGCAGTTTTGTTGAGAAATGCATGGTGGTCAACGGAGGCAGTGAGCCTTCtcaacccccccaaaaaacaaaggtATGCCATGGTTAGGTAGCTAGCCACCAGCTAACCTGGTGGGTAACAGAGCTGGAGAGATAATATCTGTACGGTGTTTCTGGTCAGATAAGTTAACATAGTGTCCGATGAGGTGGGTGCCGGTCATTTGTTGACGTTAgcaggagagaggcaaggcaccCGGGAGTGCACCAAAACgtcacatcctttggatttttgCAGAAAAACCAGCCCCAGTttttcacatagaaatcagtccacaggctgttacagacaactgagAAAGTCAGTTGAAAGTTTCTAAGTTTCGTTACAACCTGatcactcattggcaataaaaaacaattaatacaagtaaattgcttcacaattcttacatataggacctttaagtaaaagtagaaatatcacaaagttaaaattacattacaagtaaaagtcctgcaaaaaatgcatttttagcTAAACATACTATAAAGTCCCGctgcactcaaaaatgtgtttttcttgttttttccaattacttcagttgaatgtttgacaACTACTTTGGAACCAATCGTCTTCCAGTATTCAATTTACAGAAGAgtgatatggaaacttgaagtctcCTGTGCACATACACTAAGAATGGACTTTtaagtgaagtaggagacatctccTATGCAGCAGACTTTAAAGCAAACtttagaaattaaaaatatttgcatattcatcgATTCTgaaatttttaatgagagagaaggagtaaTGTCATTTAAAGGATTATTACAAgacaatgtacatttttttgtggaaaattgtacattttttgaaaagcagaaccaagcagaatattttcatatgtcttaaaacatgtttggaggggatctttaaattaaCAAAAGTAAAACTACTCTTTATGCAGCAGAATGGCCCCTGTCAGtgttatatcattataaattatattattggattattatgaTGCTTTaatatgtaagcagcattttaatgttgaacCTAGTCAAGGAGGAGCTAATTCTAACTATTTTACACACTGTTGAGTAGTTTGATTTACTATATAACAACACATTATGTTTGATATGTTCATTATAGgtttttaaaatcagtaacaaGTAGAGATGTCAGACAAATATAgtggaataaaaatgaaatgtagtaTTAAGTAGCATAAACTCGTATTACTCAAGTGCAAGGACTTCAGATTTTCTAAAGTAAATTTACTTATTCTTCACcaatggtgtgtgtgtctgtgtgtgtgatgtctccCAGCTGATACTGATACCCACACTGGTCTTATTAGCTGTTCCTTTTTCTTTACCATCTGCTAAGTCAGCTCTATATGTCAGTCTGACAGGAAGAGAAATAAagattctctctttctttctctgtctgcttcaTTCCCACAGCAGGACCACAAAAGGTTTTACACATCCATAAACATTATGCTATGTGCGTGTATGTTGTGCGTCATGGAAGGAGCCTTCCCCTTGGGTGTTATGTATATGAATGAATGGCCTTTACACAGGGAATGGCTCCTCCCCGGGAAATCCATGACTATACTTTCCAGAAATAGAGTATGACTTGCTTAAAGTGGAACTAATGCATCAGTGACGGGTTTCAAGCAGGGCTAAATATGATGGAGACCGGGGTGTACCTCCTGCTCGCAGGACTGCTCGCAGCTTAACTTGTTCTCAAAGACGTGTGTGCATGCGCTTCAGCACACTGGCACATTTGATTTCCCACACTACAATGTACATGCAACAAATTCAGATGTGCATGCacgtataaacacacacacacacgcacaaatgcACCTAGACAAACATAGGCAGAGCAGTAGAGAAAGGTGTAGGCGGTGTGACGCAAGCAATATGAGTCACTGACACAAAGCCCGAGTTACAGCACACACCATTGTCATAGCATCACCTCTCCGACaggttggatggattgctgctctctctcctctcactggCAGGAAGTAAATGATCAAAGGCGAGGACACAGACACAACTTGAAATCGCCAGATCATCTACAgtaaaagttttcttttaaggATGGAGCTGATGATTATTCACATAATCTGTGTCTATGAACAAAAAAGTGGTAAAATAATGTCTTCTCGCTTTTAAACTCAGAAatatgattatgatgatgatgtaaaagGCTGTAACTATAGCAACACGAACCTGTCATCCAAGAGAAGCACCACACCATATGCCCCTGttgcattttctgtttccaACACTACAGAGAAATTCTGCTCCAGTCCCTACGTGCaaaggatggaggatggaggagcaAAACCcacacagaagagaaacaatttattttagttttttaagtATACCGTCatcataaatgtgtgtttgtgtagtccAGTATCACATATAAATGTCTCAAAGGGCTTTACAGGTCCACATCAGCTACACTTTGAAACCCAGGCCCAAATTGGCCAAGAACACCACTCCTACTGCGCTTCCACTTTTGTCCACAAGAGGGCATAAAAATCTGTTCATCGCCTGTGCTGGGAAAGCTGCCAAGTACATACCGAACTGTTGCCCAATCCTGTTTGTCACATCAGTGGAAAAAAGGCAAACTTGATAGTATGTTGCAGCACTATCCACGGGTATAGAGGTCTTATTTGAATAGAGATAAGGTAGCAACCTTGCCTGATAATTCATGGTGAAATACCTATACTGCCATCTTGCTCCACAGGGGGAAACACAAAGCTGTAAAGTTATACAACTGTGAGCACTGCCAGGGTACAGTTATGGGGTTTTCTATTTGTGCAATTAGTACGGAATAAGGCATTAACACTGGGTAATGTTTGAGAATAATTGCCTCCTCAAACTGCTTGCAGACTTTGTTAGCAAACACGACAGGAGCCTTGGAttactcacacactcactcacacacacacacacacacacacacacacacacacacatacacacacactgcccagATGGGAGACAGATGTTTAATAGACAAGGTCAAGGAGTCCATACTGTAATTGTCTGCCCCGCCATTTCTCAGTATTCACTGCATTGTTCAGATCACCACATCCACATAAATCCAGGAAATTTCCTCTGGAATGGAAACCATGTCCTACTCTCACAGACCTATTTGTGTTCTTTTACTTTTGctctttctcttgctttctctctcactcactcacgcacgcacacacacacacacacacacacatggtctTCTGATACATTCAACAGATCTGGATTCTTcacccacacaaacatactTGCACTcctaagaaaacaaaacaccttCATGTGAGGCATTTGTTGCTGATAGTAGCCATCCAAAGGCTTGTTCCACTCCACATTTCTCTCACTCTGAGgctctgtttctcctcctttctgGATGTTTCTGGAGGCTGACAACATTCAAAGAAAGTGCTGATGAAGACGGGTACGTGAAGCAACACAAAGACGATGAAACATAAGGAGAGGTGGAGAAGTTTCTAATCTCATTATCCCTACCTAAGCTAATCCAATACCTCCAAGACATCCATACCCTTTACACATGTTGTGCGCCACACATCACATGCTCAGACTTACTCATGAGATATATATGCATGACAATATAAGGTGATCAATAtctgtaaacagaaaaaagtcagaTATGCAGGATACGCTGCTGCTGAACACAGAGGGCATCAAAAAAACCATCCTGCATGGAGGGACTGGAGAAATCCCAAAATTCATCACTGGTGCAAAGGTACTGTAGGCCTTTATTTACTCTTTCTAATAAATCTACAACATCACTTTTTTATCATCTATACAGACAAAGTTGTGTGGGCCCACAGCTATTTAACTGTACAGCCTGTTTTCTACACATAAAATCAATCTAACTGGACAATATCACAAATAAATTGTATTGTATTCTATTTTTGGTCCTGTTTTGGACAACTTATACATCACAAAGCTAGTGTCAATATTCTAAATCTAATTAAAGGCACTATTGCAACTAAGTGCAATTAACATATGAACTTAATTATCATATTGTGCACAGCGCACAGCACACAGAGACTAAACAGGGCAGTTTtacaaattatattatatagaCTTTTAAACATGGCAGATGTGCTCTTAtttaatactaatactaataaagaATCAATTCAGCTGCACATTAAACTTGGagtctgtgtgttgtgtctgcTTATGTGTAGTCTATGTGCTGGACTTAAAGGAGcaataagtaagtaaaactGTTATTGGCCTGTTGAACTGTATGACCGTAGTCTGTGAAAGGGTTGTTGTTCAATATGGACAACTTCATTAATTGAGATTCatggtttttcattttctggGCTTGCAACAATTTCTGCTTAAACAGGAAGAGTGACGTGAGGCAAATTAATGTTGTTGCAATTCTCACTGGCAGCCAGTTGAGGTTGATAAAGGACACAAATCACTCAATCCCCCTTTTAATGGGCACGATATTTCAGAGGTAAATCAATACACTTTGAGTTACTGAATGCACAAGGCGTGACAAACTTAGTCTAACCTGAAGaacactgttttaaaatgtgtgttgatttgttttttattatttatgaggGAAAGCCTCCACTTCTGTGAGAGATAAACCTGTTTGACAATGAAACTATTCTATAATTTGAACAATAGcatgtctgtgatgttttaGGAATTTCTAGCTTTGCCATTTCCCTGTTTACACCAGCTGGGTGAGGCTCATGACTTACGTGGCTTATtgagtctgtgtttttttttctgaatatgGAAATCTACTTGGCACTCTTAACTGCTCCTGAAGTTTTAGTGTTTACAACTGATGACTGATGAGTCACTAAAGGTATTTGACATCATCCTAGGTTCATACCATCTTGACTTGTAGGGGTACCCTATATGAGGGCATAAAATATGGGCGAAGTAGGGAAAAGAGCCATTTTTGCACCACAGTGAACACTTGATTTCACTTTCCTTGGACGTTATACAAGCATGCAGCTTGGCATGTCtatctttcctcctgtctgtctgccctcTTAAATAACTGAGCGAAGTTGGTGACATAACAGCTTTGTTGAGACTGATGTTCATTTGTGTTCTGCAGACCCCTGTTTCAACAAAACACGTTACCGTCGTTAGTCAGTGAGTTTGGACTTGCAGCAACTCTTCCTTTTGCCATTTGATTTCATGGTATTTGAGATCATACAAGCACCAGATATTTGACTTCTTAAATGATAATGTCACCTGGAAATCTCTCATTAAAAAACAGTCATTgtccatttttttaaaagttgacaCACACTCATAAGTATCTGCATTACTGATGAAGACATTTCCCCCACTATTTTTGTCCATACTGTATAGTTTAACAAACAAGCTTTAATTTTCCTCTCAGCATGGTTCTTCTCTCTTGTGGTTGTTTTTACTCCAGGTGACGTTTCACTTCCGCACCCAGTTGTGTGATGACGATCGTACGGTGATAGATGACAGCAAGGTGGTCGGGACGCCCATGGAGATGGTGATCGGCAACATGTTTAAACTGGACATCTGGGAGACCCTGCTGTCCTCTATGAGGATCGGTGAGGTGGCCGAGTTCTGGTGTGACACCATTGTGagtgttaaatgttaaaaagtgcTTGCTGCCTTGTGTGTTTCCCTGCTTACTTGCATGTTTGAGTTTAAGCACAGTAGATTATAGTCTGAATAGGACAAATCTGCTCTAAGTAGTGTGATTGTGCACTTCAGACAGCATGATGTCATACTGCAGATGTGGAAGTTATAGACGCTGCcttcaataataaacaacagaacaacacaacaacatgttgCATGTTCTCAAGTTAGGGTAAACTTGAGAACAAGCCTAAACATAAAGCACAAGCAGATACCGCACACTTAGttatgaaatagaaaatgaacaCAAGTAGCCAAATAAGACTCACTTATCTGAATCGAACTAAATTTTctgcaaattttttttttgtgtctaatGTTGTGTCTTTGCGTGTTGTTTCTGTGTGACCTCTTCCAGTTATGAAAGCTGTTGCCCTATGCAGACACCTAATATATTGACATATAAAGTATGTCGCTATACCCAAGAGAAGACACAAACATATCTCCTTTAAGTATTTTGATATATGTGTATGTTATATAATCTATCATTCATTATGTCTGGTCTGTGcatgattctgtgtgtgtgtgaaacactGTCAGAGACAGATGGGTTGAGGCATACTGTCATTAATCTGCAGCAGCCTCACTTTTCCCTAATCGGCTCTGATTCCTGCTGAATCAGCACTACTGACTCCCCTCCACTCTGATTAGATTTGATGGGGCTTAGAGCATTTATTCACTCCTCTGAACAACATGGCAGCTCCACATACTACCACTACTGGATATTTTGTGCAGTATCAGTGCGTACTCCCATCCAGTGGAGGGAAAACTTGCCATGTTAAACTGAGGAAACAGACTGGAGACTCAAAAAGACActtaaaatacaattaatttcTAATCAGTtcaatgtaaaatgtgttaGACTTCCTGTGTGTGGTCTATACAACCATGCTACCCTTGACAAGTTGGTAACAACAAAATTAAGTCTGTGTATAAAAGAAAtataggttttgtttttgtttctactgattaaaactattaaattgTAAAGATGTATTATTGTCTGTTATGTTTGGAATGATAGTGCtgcaacaaaatgtaaaaaatattttataaatacttaaatgaaatttataagATCAGTAAAGATGAGGTTAGAGGTCACTGTGTAACTGTGCATTCAGTTTAAAGAAATCTTAAGTCCAAAAACATCCAAAAGATGTgcaatttttcacattttcatttggcattttcagtttcacagtTACTTACAGTAGCAAActtcacataaaataaagagGCATGCTCAGATTACAAGGTAGAAATGTTGCTCTTTGAGGGGCACAGTGACACCTTCAGGGGACAGACTGTAACAAGGGTGCAAGGTCAGGCTTAAAAAGGAAATCCCACCATAAAGTAGAATTTACATATTATTACATAAATCCCAGAGCTGAGAGAAATCACAAAACTGTGGGCCTCCTAAGATTGTGCAACAATCCTTTGGTGTTGAGTCTGGACTTTAGGCCATtcacagagacaaaacattATAATGAAGCgattctgttttaattttgacCCTGATGatcctccttcctctccagcACACCGGTATTTATCCAATAGTGGCCAAGAGCATGAGACGCATTGCAGAGGGAAAAGACCCAGTCGACTGGCATATCCATACATGCGGTATGGCCAACATGTTTGCCTACCATAGCCTTGGCTACGACGACCTGGATGAGCTGATGAAAGAACCAAAGCCCCTCTACTTTGTCCTGGAGCTGATCAGGGTGAGAAAGAGCAGAGACGAACACACGAGaggaagacatttttgtcaaatAGAAACTGCACTGgcaaagaaaaagttaaaaaacgAGGAATAAAATCTACTTTGTGTAACACATGGATGAGGTTTAATATAtcaggacaaaataaaatactgtaacttATGGAAACAAACTCCCATGTATGCACGTGTTTGACAGGTGCACCAACCCAGTGAGTACAACAGGGAGTCGTGGGCTCTGAGTGATGAGGAGAGGCTGAAGGTCGTGCCCGTGCTGCACGGTCAGGGAAACAAGCTGTATAAGTCGGGACGCTATCAAGAGGCCACGCAAAAATACAAGGAGGCCATCATCTGCATCAAGAACGTTCAGACCAAGGTGACTCAGTCAAATAAGTTGTccaaaacagattattatttgcTTCTACAGAGCAGCATGTGCG
This region of Thunnus maccoyii chromosome 6, fThuMac1.1, whole genome shotgun sequence genomic DNA includes:
- the aipl1 gene encoding aryl-hydrocarbon-interacting protein-like 1 isoform X1; this encodes MQDTLLLNTEGIKKTILHGGTGEIPKFITGAKVTFHFRTQLCDDDRTVIDDSKVVGTPMEMVIGNMFKLDIWETLLSSMRIGEVAEFWCDTIHTGIYPIVAKSMRRIAEGKDPVDWHIHTCGMANMFAYHSLGYDDLDELMKEPKPLYFVLELIRVHQPSEYNRESWALSDEERLKVVPVLHGQGNKLYKSGRYQEATQKYKEAIICIKNVQTKEKAWDVPWLKLEKMANTLTLNYCQCLLCMEEYYEVIEHTSDIINQHPGVVKAFYLRGKAHMEVWNEAEARQDFSRVLDLNPGMKKAVKKDLAVLNMRMEEKNQEDKNKYKGMF
- the aipl1 gene encoding aryl-hydrocarbon-interacting protein-like 1 isoform X2, whose translation is MQDTLLLNTEGIKKTILHGGTGEIPKFITGAKLCDDDRTVIDDSKVVGTPMEMVIGNMFKLDIWETLLSSMRIGEVAEFWCDTIHTGIYPIVAKSMRRIAEGKDPVDWHIHTCGMANMFAYHSLGYDDLDELMKEPKPLYFVLELIRVHQPSEYNRESWALSDEERLKVVPVLHGQGNKLYKSGRYQEATQKYKEAIICIKNVQTKEKAWDVPWLKLEKMANTLTLNYCQCLLCMEEYYEVIEHTSDIINQHPGVVKAFYLRGKAHMEVWNEAEARQDFSRVLDLNPGMKKAVKKDLAVLNMRMEEKNQEDKNKYKGMF
- the aipl1 gene encoding aryl-hydrocarbon-interacting protein-like 1 isoform X3, producing the protein MQDTLLLNTEGIKKTILHGGTGEIPKFITGAKVVGTPMEMVIGNMFKLDIWETLLSSMRIGEVAEFWCDTIHTGIYPIVAKSMRRIAEGKDPVDWHIHTCGMANMFAYHSLGYDDLDELMKEPKPLYFVLELIRVHQPSEYNRESWALSDEERLKVVPVLHGQGNKLYKSGRYQEATQKYKEAIICIKNVQTKEKAWDVPWLKLEKMANTLTLNYCQCLLCMEEYYEVIEHTSDIINQHPGVVKAFYLRGKAHMEVWNEAEARQDFSRVLDLNPGMKKAVKKDLAVLNMRMEEKNQEDKNKYKGMF